The following proteins are co-located in the Cherax quadricarinatus isolate ZL_2023a chromosome 26, ASM3850222v1, whole genome shotgun sequence genome:
- the LOC138853263 gene encoding keratin-associated protein 19-9b-like, producing MRFLSVMVVLAVTAGVYSGPVVLGLGHPLGGGGGIGGLGGYGGYGGVLNGFGGQGGYGGGFNGGFGSQGGHTFVLSKSYGKTETLSNVLRTADVTISFLNIYK from the exons ATG CGTTTCCTGTCAGTAATGGTTGTGTTGGCGGTGACGGCTGGTGTTTACAGTGGACCAGTCGTTCTGGGCCTTGGACAtcctcttggtggtggtggtgggattggtggtcttggtggatatggtggatatggtggtgTTTTGAACGGCTTTGGAGGACAAGGCGGCTATGGTGGAGGATTTAATGGTGGATTTG GTAGCCAAGGAGGACATACGTTCGTACTGAGCAAGAGCTACGGTAAGACTGAAACATTGTCCAACGTTCTTCGTACTGCGGATGTAACTATATCCTTTCttaatatttataaataa